Within Deltaproteobacteria bacterium, the genomic segment GTGCGGTCCATCTCGCGGCAGGGCAGGCACCACGCGGCCTCGAAGTCGATGAGGACGGGCCGGCCGCGCGCGAGCGCCTCGTCGGAGAACGGGACCCAGGCGATGGGGCTCTCGGTCTCGGCCCCCAGGAGCCCGGCCAGCGCGAACGCCACCAGGGCTATTCCCGCGGCCCGCCGCGGCCAGCGCATCACGGGCGGCGTGGCGGGCCCGAGGAAACCCAGCACGACACCCGCCGCGACGAGCAGCAGGACCGTCGTCACGCGCACCCAGGCGTCGGGAAGGAGCGGCGCGACGAAGTAGAGCGCGAGGCCGAGGAGCAGGAAGCCGAAGATGCGCTCCACCCACTCGAGCCACGCGCCGGCGCGCGGCAGCACGCGGAGCCGTCCGGCCAGCGCCGCGAGCGCGAGGTAGGGCGCGCCGAGCCCCAGCCCGAGCACGAAGAAGAGCGCGAAGCCGAGCGCCACCGACTGCTGCGCGCCGACGAAGAGGAGGAGCGCCAGCACCGCGGGCCCGATGCAGGGCGCCGCGACGACCCCCATGGTGAGGCCCATGAAGAAGGCGCCCAGGTCGCCTTCGCCGAGGCGGCCGAGGCGCTGCATGACCGGCGACGGAACGCGCAGCTGATAGAAGCCGAAGTTGCTGCCCGCGAGGCCGACGAGCACGAGCGCGATCGCGGCCAGGACCGCGGGGCGCTGGAGCGCCGAGCCGAAGAGCGAGCCGGTGAGCGCCGCCGTCACGCCGAGGATCGAGAAGGTGAGGCAGATGCCGAGCACGTAGAGGAGCGCGCGCCGAACGGCCTGCGCCCCCTCGGCCCCGGTCCGGCCGCCGAAGAAGGCGACCGTCACCGAGATGAGCGGGTAGACGCACGGCGTGAGGTTCAGCGCGACGCCCACGAGCGCGACCCAGAGGAAGGTGAGCGGCCAGCCCCAGCGCGCGATCCAGCCCGCCACCTGGTCCTTGCCCCCGGCCGGCGGCGCCGGGGCGCCCTGCGGCGCCGGCGCGTCGAGCGCCGCCACGAGCTCGAGCGTGCGCGGGGGGAGGCAGCGCGAGTCGTCGCACGCCTGGAAGCGGAGCGCCGCCTTGAGCGGCCCGCCACCCGCGGCGGGCGCGCCCTCGAGCGTCGCCACGAAGCGGACCGTGCCGTCGTAGAGGAGGAGGGTGTTGCCCCCGGAGAACCCGAGCCGCTTCTCCACCGGGGACGGATACTGCACCTCGCCCGCGCGTACGCCCGGCGGCGGCGTCAGCGTGACCGTGGTCGGGATCAGGAACTCGTCGCGCGGCCGGTGCGCGTTCACGTGCCAGCCGGGGGCGATCGTCGCCTCGACCACCGCCTGCCCGCCGCTCGCGGTGAGCTTCGCGCGCACCACGTCCTCGGGCAGGGGGGCCGCGGACACCAGAGCCCCCAGGCCGATCAGCACGGCCGCCACGCCGACGCGTCGCATCGCTCGGGACCTCAACGGACCTTGAACAGCCTCGGGATGCGCGGCGTCGCGGAGCTGAGACCCGGCTCGTCGAGCGTGAGCGGCACGGACTCGATGATCTCGAGCCCGTAGCCGGGCAGGCTGACGAGGCGCAACGGGCGGTTCGTCAGCCAGCGGAGCTTGCCCACGCCCACGTCGCGCAGGATCTGCGCCCCGATGCCGAACTCGCGGAAGTTCGCGAGCCACGAGGCGCCGAGCGCGGTGCTCGGCGCGCGTACGCTGTCGGTGCGCGGCTCGGAGAAGAGGTCGAGGCCGCGGCCGTCGCGGCGGAGGTAGAGGATCACGCCCTTGCCCTCGGCGGCGATCCGCTCCATCGCCTTCTGGAGGAGGCTCCGCGTGTCGCGCTCGCGGTAGCCGAAGACGTCGCCCGGCAGGTACTCGAGGTGCGTGCGCACGAGCGTCGGCTCGTCGGCACGGATGTCGCCCTTCGCCAGCACGAGGTGCTCGCCTTCGTCGACGTCGGTGGTGTAGACGAGGGCGCGGAACTCCCCGCCGTGGCGGGTCGTGATGCGCGCCTCGGCCGTGCGGTGCACGAGCGAGTCGTGACGGCTGCGGTACTCGATCAGGTCGGCGATGGTCGCGATCTTGAGGGCGTGGCGGGCCGCGAACTCCTCCAGGTCGGGGAGCCGCGCCATGGTGCCGTCGTCGCACAGGATCTCGCAGATGACGCCCGCCGGCGCGAAGCCCGCGAGGCGTGCCAGGTCGACGGCGCCCTCGGTCTGTCCGGCGCGGACGAGGACCCCGCCGCGCCGGGCGCGAAGCGGGAAGACGTGCCCCGGGCTCACGATGTCGGCGGGCGTGGCGTCGGGCCGGATGGCGGTGCGGATGGTGGTGGCGCGGTCGACCGCCGAGATGCCGCGCCCGATGCCGTGGCGCGCGTCGATCGAGACCGTGAACGCGGTCCCGAGGGGCGCGCGGTTCTCGCTCACCATCATCGGCAGGCCGAGCTGGTCGCAGCGGCGCTCGGTCAGCGAGAGGCAGACGAGCCCGCGCCCGTGAGTTGCCATGAAGTTGATGTGCTCGGCGCTGACGCGCTCGGCCGCGACGCAGAGGTCGCCCTCGTTCTCGCGGTCCTCGTCGTCCATGAGGATGATCATGCGGCCGGCACGGATCTCGGCGAGGGCCTCCTCGATCCCGACCACGTACGGGCTCTGGCGGCGGGGGGACATCGACGCTTCGGATGATAGTCGCGGTGTCGGGGCGAGGCCAGCCCTTGCGCGCGTCCCTCGACCGGCTCTACGCGGGCGCGAAGACGTCCTCGGGGACGACGGTCAGCCCGGGGAAGACCGCGGCCCGAGCCTGGCACGGCAACAGAGCGTCAGTCCAGTGCCCCGATGGCCGGCGCCGCCGCG encodes:
- the ribB gene encoding 3,4-dihydroxy-2-butanone-4-phosphate synthase, producing MSPRRQSPYVVGIEEALAEIRAGRMIILMDDEDRENEGDLCVAAERVSAEHINFMATHGRGLVCLSLTERRCDQLGLPMMVSENRAPLGTAFTVSIDARHGIGRGISAVDRATTIRTAIRPDATPADIVSPGHVFPLRARRGGVLVRAGQTEGAVDLARLAGFAPAGVICEILCDDGTMARLPDLEEFAARHALKIATIADLIEYRSRHDSLVHRTAEARITTRHGGEFRALVYTTDVDEGEHLVLAKGDIRADEPTLVRTHLEYLPGDVFGYRERDTRSLLQKAMERIAAEGKGVILYLRRDGRGLDLFSEPRTDSVRAPSTALGASWLANFREFGIGAQILRDVGVGKLRWLTNRPLRLVSLPGYGLEIIESVPLTLDEPGLSSATPRIPRLFKVR
- a CDS encoding DUF255 domain-containing protein; this translates as MRRVGVAAVLIGLGALVSAAPLPEDVVRAKLTASGGQAVVEATIAPGWHVNAHRPRDEFLIPTTVTLTPPPGVRAGEVQYPSPVEKRLGFSGGNTLLLYDGTVRFVATLEGAPAAGGGPLKAALRFQACDDSRCLPPRTLELVAALDAPAPQGAPAPPAGGKDQVAGWIARWGWPLTFLWVALVGVALNLTPCVYPLISVTVAFFGGRTGAEGAQAVRRALLYVLGICLTFSILGVTAALTGSLFGSALQRPAVLAAIALVLVGLAGSNFGFYQLRVPSPVMQRLGRLGEGDLGAFFMGLTMGVVAAPCIGPAVLALLLFVGAQQSVALGFALFFVLGLGLGAPYLALAALAGRLRVLPRAGAWLEWVERIFGFLLLGLALYFVAPLLPDAWVRVTTVLLLVAAGVVLGFLGPATPPVMRWPRRAAGIALVAFALAGLLGAETESPIAWVPFSDEALARGRPVLIDFEAAWCLPCREMDRTTFRDPAVVRAAADFVMVKVDVTTEDERSNSLTGRFGVAGVPTLVLLGPDGRERGRFARLVGAAEMARAMEEARRG